The following coding sequences lie in one Arachis hypogaea cultivar Tifrunner chromosome 9, arahy.Tifrunner.gnm2.J5K5, whole genome shotgun sequence genomic window:
- the LOC112712431 gene encoding fructose-1,6-bisphosphatase, cytosolic isoform X1 gives MDHSADAQRTDLMTITRFVLNEQSKHPDSRGDFSILLSHIVLGCKFVCSAVSKAGLAKLIGLAGDTNVQGEEQKKLDVLSNDVFVKALVSSGRTSILVSEEDEQATIVEPSKRGKYCVVFDPLDGSSNIDCGVSIGTIFGIYMLKDEHEPTLQDVLQPGKNMLAAGYCMYGSSCTLVISTGNGVNGFTLDPSLGEFILTHPDIKIPKKGKIYSVNEGNAKNWDAATTKYVEKCKFPKDGSSPKSLRYIGSMVADVHRTLLYGGIFLYPGDKKSPNGKLRVLYEVFPMSFLLEQAGGQAFTGKQRALDLVPNKLHERSPIFLGSFDDVEDIKALYAAQSQG, from the exons ATGGATCACAGCGCGGATGCTCAACGCACGGATCTCATGACAATAACGCGATTCGTGTTGAACGAGCAGTCGAAGCACCCTGACTCTCGCGGTGACTTCTCCATTCTGCTGAGCCACATTGTTCTTGGCTGCAAGTTTGTGTGCTCTGCTGTTAGCAAGGCTGGTCTTGCAAAGCTTATTGGACTCGCCGGAGACACCAACGTTCAGGGTGAAGAGCAAAAGAAGCTCGATgtgctttccaatgatgtattcGTCAAGGCTTTGGTTAGCAGCGGCCGCACG AGCATCTTGGTGTCTGAAGAAGATGAGCAAGCAACTATCGTCGAGCCTTCCAAGCGTGGAAA ATACTGTGTTGTTTTTGACCCGCTAGATGGTTCCTCCAACATTGATTGTGGTGTTTCTATTGGCACG ATATTTGGGATCTATATGCTGAAAGATGAGCACGAACCAACCTTACAAGACGTTCTTCAACCTGGCAAGAACATGTTGGCAGCTGGTTATTGTATGTATGGTAGCTCTTGCACG CTTGTTATAAGCACTGGAAATGGTGTTAACGGTTTTACCCTTGATCCATCACTTGGAGAATTCATTCTAACTCACCCTGATATTAAG ATCCCAAAGAAAGGCAAGATCTACTCTGTGAATGAAGGGAATGCAAAAAATTGGGACGCTGCCACAACCAA ATATGTGGAGAAATGCAAGTTTCCAAAGGATGGTTCGTCACCAAAATCTCTAAGATACATTGGAAG CATGGTAGCCGATGTTCATCGCACCCTGTTGTATGGAGGTATCTTTTTGTACCCTGGTGATAAAAAGAGTCCAAATGGAAAACTACG TGTGCTATATGAAGTTTTCCCAATGTCATTCTTGCTAGAACAGGCAGGAGGCCAAGCTTTCACCGGCAAGCAACGG GCACTTGATTTGGTTCCAAACAAATTGCATGAGCGATCTCCAATATTCCTTGGTAGCTTCGATGATGTTGAGGATATCAAAGCTCTTTATGCTGCTCAGTCTCAGGGCTAA
- the LOC112712431 gene encoding fructose-1,6-bisphosphatase, cytosolic isoform X2: protein MDHSADAQRTDLMTITRFVLNEQSKHPDSRGDFSILLSHIVLGCKFVCSAVSKAGLAKLIGLAGDTNVQGEEQKKLDVLSNDVFVKALVSSGRTSILVSEEDEQATIVEPSKRGKYCVVFDPLDGSSNIDCGVSIGTIFGIYMLKDEHEPTLQDVLQPGKNMLAAGYCMYGSSCTLVISTGNGVNGFTLDPSLGEFILTHPDIKIPKKGKIYSVNEGNAKNWDAATTKYVEKCKFPKDGSSPKSLRYIGSVLYEVFPMSFLLEQAGGQAFTGKQRALDLVPNKLHERSPIFLGSFDDVEDIKALYAAQSQG, encoded by the exons ATGGATCACAGCGCGGATGCTCAACGCACGGATCTCATGACAATAACGCGATTCGTGTTGAACGAGCAGTCGAAGCACCCTGACTCTCGCGGTGACTTCTCCATTCTGCTGAGCCACATTGTTCTTGGCTGCAAGTTTGTGTGCTCTGCTGTTAGCAAGGCTGGTCTTGCAAAGCTTATTGGACTCGCCGGAGACACCAACGTTCAGGGTGAAGAGCAAAAGAAGCTCGATgtgctttccaatgatgtattcGTCAAGGCTTTGGTTAGCAGCGGCCGCACG AGCATCTTGGTGTCTGAAGAAGATGAGCAAGCAACTATCGTCGAGCCTTCCAAGCGTGGAAA ATACTGTGTTGTTTTTGACCCGCTAGATGGTTCCTCCAACATTGATTGTGGTGTTTCTATTGGCACG ATATTTGGGATCTATATGCTGAAAGATGAGCACGAACCAACCTTACAAGACGTTCTTCAACCTGGCAAGAACATGTTGGCAGCTGGTTATTGTATGTATGGTAGCTCTTGCACG CTTGTTATAAGCACTGGAAATGGTGTTAACGGTTTTACCCTTGATCCATCACTTGGAGAATTCATTCTAACTCACCCTGATATTAAG ATCCCAAAGAAAGGCAAGATCTACTCTGTGAATGAAGGGAATGCAAAAAATTGGGACGCTGCCACAACCAA ATATGTGGAGAAATGCAAGTTTCCAAAGGATGGTTCGTCACCAAAATCTCTAAGATACATTGGAAG TGTGCTATATGAAGTTTTCCCAATGTCATTCTTGCTAGAACAGGCAGGAGGCCAAGCTTTCACCGGCAAGCAACGG GCACTTGATTTGGTTCCAAACAAATTGCATGAGCGATCTCCAATATTCCTTGGTAGCTTCGATGATGTTGAGGATATCAAAGCTCTTTATGCTGCTCAGTCTCAGGGCTAA
- the LOC112712430 gene encoding eukaryotic translation initiation factor 5B, with the protein MGRKKPTARDDDNVPAASQGGGKSKKKVVVDDNEYDIGDLSEEPQPVAPPAAKKKGKKDNAKAKAKGKDVEDDDDDVAISAAGDDDENEDAGIVFAGKKKKGKSKKGGGGSVFAAASGFGLLGDDDGDGGDDEDDDKSGITGEGGDAEEEEDEEAVVSFTGKKKPSKGSKKGGGSVFSASAFDAIDDGDNDGGEEDELVVSFSGKKKPSKGSKKGSSFSASAFDDGEEVVDSGGGEDEPAIAFTGKKKSSKGGRKGGVAAFSAASFGDIDDGEEAKNEKEEDDDGEDMPITFSGKKKKSSKSTKTASFSSAFADEEDDSVAEPTRDGEDEDDVLVAFSGKKKSSKKKTIAKPCDETVEPEQPSVGVSSADVDNNVNKSGVTETSKNKKKKKNKSGRTAQEEEDLDAILAELGEGPPIAKPSAPQSQDDKVQQDDKAQPASESGPATDAAGEKEGEEETVESAAAKKKKKKKEKEKEKKAAAAAAAAAGTAVENEAKEVKAEPAEAKKNDSKAKAVDNKKIPKHVREMQEALARRKEAEERQKKELEERLRKEEEERRRQEELERQAEEARRRKKEKEKEKLQRKKQEGKLLTGKQKEEARRLELMRKQFLNSTGGVTVPGGDSGAPAKRPIYQTKKSKPTHHQQNGAAAPATAAVETAESLEAKEETATDAGSDEPEKVEETVVEQVEEKVEPLEAAEDNGVDDDEEEDEWDAKSWDDVNLNAKGAFADEDSELVPVAKKETKTAVTMNNAAATKKTISNPVTEEIIDRKLVADKNNSEPPKSVLPREPTKLTQSKETQKSSVSPKPSGENLRSPICCIMGHVDTGKTKLLDCIRGTNVQEGEAGGITQQIGATYFPADNIRERTKELKADAKLKVPGLLVIDTPGHESFTNLRSRGSGLCDIAILVVDIMHGLEQQTIESLNLLKMRNTEFIVALNKVDRLYGWKTCRNAPIIKAMKQQTKDVQNEFNHRLVQIITQLKEQGLNTELYYKNKEMGETFNIVPTSAISGEGIPDLLLLLVQWTQKTMAEKLTYSDEVQCTVLEVKVVEGHGTTIDVVLVNGVLHEGDQIVVCGMQGPIVTTIRALLTPHPMKELRVKGTFLHHKEIKAAMGIKITAQGLEHAIAGTGLYVVKPDDDLDDIKESAMEDMRSVMSRIDRSGEGVCVQASTLGSLEALLEFLKTPEVNIPVSGISIGPVHKKDVMKASVMLEKKREYAAILAFDVKVTPEARDLAEELGVKIFIADIIYHLFDQFKAYIDNIKEEKKKESADEAVFPCVLKILPNCVFNKKDPIVLGVDVLEGIARIGTPICIPSRDFIDIGRIASIENNHKPVDYAKKGLKVAIKIVGSNPEEQQKMFGRHFEIDDELVSHISRRSIDILKANYRDDLSTEEWRLVVKLKNVFKIQ; encoded by the exons ATGGGTAGGAAGAAGCCTACGGCACGCGACGACGATAACGTGCCTGCTGCGTCACAGGGAGGCGGCAAATCGAAGAAGAAGGTCGTTGTCGACGATAATGAGTATGACATCGGTGACCTCTCCGAGGAGCCGCAGCCTGTGGCACCACCAGCTGCCAAGAAGAAGGGCAAAAAGGATAATGCCAAAGCTAAGGCAAAGGGTAAGGACGTCgaagatgatgacgatgatgtggCAATTAGTGCGGCTGGGGACGATGATGAGAATGAGGATGCTGGGATTGTGTTTgctgggaagaagaagaagggtaaATCTAAGAAAGGTGGTGGAGGCAGTGTGTTCGCTGCTGCATCTGGTTTTGGCTTGCTTGGTGATGATGACGGTGATGGTGGTGATGATGAAGACGATGACAAATCTGGGATAACTGGTGAGGGTGGTGAcgctgaggaggaggaggacgaggaGGCTGTGGTTAGTTTTACAGGGAAGAAGAAGCCTTCTAAGGGCTCGAAAAAAGGTGGTGGCAGTGTGTTCAGTGCCTCAGCTTTTGATGCTATTGATGATGGTGATAATGACGGTGGGGAGGAGGATGAGCTGGTGGTTAGTTTTTCGGGTAAGAAGAAGCCATCGAAGGGATCGAAGAAAGGCAGTTCATTCTCTGCCTCGGCCTTTGATGATGGTGAGGAGGTGGTGGATAGTGGTGGAGGTGAGGATGAACCAGCTATTGCTTTTACTGGGAAGAAGAAGTCTTCTAAAGGTGGCAGGAAGGGTGGTGTTGCTGCATTTTCAGCAGCTAGTTTTGGTGATATTGACGATGGGGAGGAggctaagaatgaaaaggaggAAGATGACGATGGTGAGGACATGCCAATTACCTTCTCTGGTAAGAAAAAGAAGTCATCAAAGTCTACGAAGACGGCTTCATTTAGTTCAGCTTTTGCCGATGAAGAAGATGATTCTGTAGCTGAGCCTACTAGAGACGGTGAGGATGAAGATGATGTTTTGGTTGCGTTTTCGGGTAAGAAGAAGTCTTCTAAAAAGAAAACTATTGCCAAACCATGTGATGAAACTGTTGAGCCTGAGCAACCTAGTGTTGGAGTTAGTAGTGCAGATGTTGACAACAATGTAAATAAGAGTGGAGTCACTGAAACCtccaaaaataagaagaagaagaaaaacaagagtGGAAGAACTGCTCAAGAGGAGGAAGATTTAGATGCGATTCTCGCAGAGCTTGGTGAGGGCCCTCCAATAGCTAAACCTTCTGCTCCTCAATCCCAGGATGATAAAGTTCAGCAGGATGATAAGGCTCAGCCTGCTTCGGAATCAGGACCTGCTACTGATGCTGCGGGTGAAAAGGAGGGGGAAGAGGAGACAGTAGAATCAGCTGctgcaaagaagaagaaaaagaagaaggaaaaggaaaaggagaagaaggCGGCAGCAGCAGCAGCTGCAGCTGCTGGAACTGCAGTAGAAAATGAAGCTAAAGAAGTTAAGGCCGAGCCTGCTGAAGCTAAGAAGAATGATTCAAAGGCCAAAGCAGTCGACAACAAGAAAATACCCAAGCATGTTAGGGAGATGCAAGAGGCATTAGCTCGAAGGAAGGAGGCTGAAGAAAGGCAGAAGAAAGAATTAGAGGAGAGGTtaaggaaggaagaagaggagcGACGTAGGCAGGAGGAACTTGAGAGACAGGCTGAAGAAGCTAGACGcaggaagaaggagaaagaaaaggagaagctcCAGAGAAAGAAGCAAGAAGGTAAACTGCTAACTGGTAAGCAGAAAGAGGAGGCTCGCCGCTTGGAGTTAATGAGGAAGCAGTTTCTTAATAGCACAGGAGGTGTGACTGTCCCTGGTGGGGACTCTGGTGCACCAGCCAAAAGGCCTATATATCAGACAAAGAAGTCGAAACCAACCCATCATCAGCAGAATGGTGCTGCTGCCCCCGCCACCGCTGCCGTTGAGACGGCTGAAAGCCTTGAAGCAAAGGAAGAGACAGCCACTGATGCAGGTTCAGACGAACCAGAAAAGGTTGAAGAAACCGTGGTAGAGCAGGTGGAGGAGAAAGTTGAACCTCTGGAAGCTGCTGAAGACAATGGAgtagatgatgatgaagaagaggaTGAATGGGATGCAAAAAGCTGGGATGATGTTAATCTGAATGCCAAGGGTGCATTTGCTGATGAAGATTCTGAGCTTGTACCAGTTGCCAAAAAGGAGACAAAGACTGCTGTAACTATGAACAATGCTG CTGCAACAAAGAAAACAATTTCTAATCCTGTGACCGAAGAAATTATAGATAGAAAGCTTGTTGCTGACAAGAATAACTCAGAACCACCAAAATCTGTTTTGCCAAGGGAACCTACAAAGCTTACTCAGTCAAAAGAAACGCAAAAGTCCTCTGTGTCTCCTAAGCCGAGTGGAGAGAACCTCCGTTCTCCAATTTGCTGTATCATGGGGCATGTGGATACTGGTAAAACTAAGCTGCTGGATTGCATTCGAGGTACTAATGTTCAAGAGGGTGAGGCCGGTGGTATCACACAGCAGATTGGTGCAACATACTTCCCTGCGGACAACATACGTGAAAGAACTAAGGAGTTGAAAGCTGATGCAAAACTAAAAGTTCCTGGTCTACTGGTTATTGATACGCCAGGGCACGAATCATTTACCAACTTAAGGTCTCGGGGTTCAGGGCTATGTGATATTGCAATTTTGGTTGTTGACATTATGCATGGCTTAGAGCAACAGACAATTGAATCACTCAATCTATTAAAAATGAGGAATACAGAATTCATTGTGGCCTTGAATAAG GTTGACAGGCTTTATGGGTGGAAAACATGTCGCAATGCTCCAATTATCAAAGCGATGAAACAACAAACCAAGGATGTTCAAAATGAGTTCAATCACAGGCTCGTCCAG ATTATTACTCAATTGAAGGAACAGGGACTAAATACCGAGTTGTAttataaaaacaaggaaatggGAGAAACATTCAACATTGTACCTACAAGTGCAATAAG TGGTGAAGGAATCCCTGATTTGTTGTTACTGTTGGTTCAATGGACCCAAAAAACAATGGCTGAGAAACTTACTTATAGTGATGAAGTGCAG TGCACTGTCTTGGAGGTCAAGGTTGTTGAAGGCCATGGAACTACTATTGATGTTGTTTTAGTTAatggtgttcttcatgaaggAGACCAAATAGTTGTCTGTGGAATGCAG GGGCCAATTGTAACAACAATTCGAGCTTTACTCACACCGCATCCAATGAAGGAACTCCGTGTTAAG GGTACATTTCTTCATCACAAAGAAATCAAAGCTGCAATGGGTATAAAGATCACTGCCCAG GGGCTTGAACATGCTATTGCTGGAACTGGTTTATATGTTGTGAAGCCTGATGATGATTTGGACGATATTAAAGAATCTGCAATGGAAGATATGCGATCAGTCATGAGCAGGATTGACAGGAGTGGTGAGGGAGTTTGTGTACAGGCATCTACCCTTGGTTCTTTGGAAGCATTGCTGGAGTTTTTGAAAACACCAGAAGTGAATATTCCCGTTAGTGGTATAAGCATTGGCCCTGTGCATAAAAAGGATGTTATGAAGGCAAGCGTAATGCTTGAAAAGAAACGAGAATATGCCGCTATATTGGCATTTGATGTCAAAGTCACTCCCGAGGCTAGGGACCTTGCAGAAGAACTGGGTGTGAAAATTTTTATCGCTGATATCATTTATCATTTGTTTGATCAATTTAAGGCCTATATCGATAACATTAAGGAGGAGAAAAAGAAGGAATCTGCCGATGAGGCAGTCTTCCCATGTGTTCTGAAAATTTTACCAAACTGTGTTTTCAACAAGAAGGATCCAATTGTTTTGGGAGTTGATGTTCTTGAAGGCATTGCGAGG ATTGGGACTCCAATTTGTATTCCTTCTAGAGACTTCATTGATATTGGCCGCATTGCCTCCATTGAAAATAACCACAAGCCAGTTGATTATGCAAAGAAGGGGCTGAAAGTAGCTATTAAG ATTGTTGGTAGCAATCCTGAGGAGCAACAGAAAATGTTTGGGAGGCATTTTGAGATAGATGACGAACTTGTAAGCCATATTTCGCGGAGGTCTATCGACATACTCAAAGCTAATTATCGG GATGATCTAAGCACTGAAGAATGGAGGCTTGTTGTGAAATTAAAGAATGTTTTCAAGATTCAATGA